Proteins from a single region of Streptomyces sp. TN58:
- a CDS encoding YceD family protein: MNTRLDHRNPLVFDTHELGRRPGAMQRLSREIDAPADLGLAGVIGVPEGAPVKLNLRLESVMEGVLVTGTVRASATGECVRCLEAVERELKADFQELFSYPDADDRGRAKAEPADDAEDDEDTLFLEDGLFDLEPVLRDAVVLALPMQPVCREDCLGLCPDCGVSLNDDPDHHHDAVDIRWAALQGLVTDQGDEKDNMSGTASDGVQSAAEKQEK, translated from the coding sequence CTGAACACCCGCCTCGACCACCGCAACCCCCTCGTGTTCGACACGCACGAGCTGGGTCGGCGTCCTGGTGCCATGCAGCGGCTGTCCCGCGAGATCGACGCACCGGCGGACCTCGGTCTCGCCGGCGTGATCGGGGTTCCGGAAGGCGCCCCGGTGAAGCTCAACCTCCGCCTGGAGTCGGTCATGGAAGGGGTGCTTGTCACAGGCACCGTCCGTGCATCGGCGACGGGGGAGTGCGTAAGGTGTCTGGAGGCCGTCGAGCGTGAGCTCAAGGCGGACTTCCAGGAGCTGTTCTCGTACCCTGACGCCGACGACCGGGGCCGCGCCAAGGCGGAGCCGGCCGACGACGCCGAGGACGACGAGGACACGCTTTTCCTTGAGGACGGCTTGTTCGACCTCGAACCCGTGCTGCGGGATGCGGTGGTGCTCGCACTGCCGATGCAGCCGGTGTGCCGGGAGGACTGTCTCGGACTGTGCCCCGATTGCGGAGTCAGTCTGAACGACGACCCGGACCACCACCACGACGCCGTCGACATCCGTTGGGCGGCATTGCAGGGACTCGTCACCGATCAGGGCGATGAGAAGGACAACATGAGCGGCACTGCGTCTGACGGAGTTCAGAGCGCCGCCGAGAAGCAGGAGAAGTAG
- the rpmF gene encoding 50S ribosomal protein L32, giving the protein MAVPKRKMSRSNTRHRRSQWKAAVPTLVSCERCQEPKLQHIACPSCGTYNKRQVLEV; this is encoded by the coding sequence GTGGCTGTTCCGAAGCGGAAGATGTCGCGCAGCAACACGCGCCACCGCCGGTCGCAGTGGAAGGCTGCGGTCCCCACCCTGGTTTCGTGTGAGCGTTGCCAGGAGCCGAAGCTCCAGCACATCGCGTGCCCGAGCTGCGGCACCTACAACAAGCGCCAGGTCCTCGAGGTCTGA